In Cloacibacterium caeni, a single window of DNA contains:
- a CDS encoding quinol:cytochrome C oxidoreductase: protein MYSFSPKLKLYSIILIVVGLVLFGIGYLLNHGLNESAIQTMMDNVHHGTEHHTPMNSSELVGPQDNAAHLEHATHQIHNTPFSALLTAAMLFFGISACALFFLSIQHAAHAGWSVIVTRVMEAVSSFIPVGGIILLILTFLNVGGIAHLYHWMDPDLTNPNSPNFDVILYEKSKFLNIPFYVVRIIIYVIGSWFFVWKIKKVSKRLDETKDRKDYKALYNWSVGYIAFFGFASAAWAWDFLMSIDPHWYSTLYIWYSMVSTLSSAVAVIIIVAVYLKKKGVLPQFNDNHLHDLAKFLFATSMLWTYLFFDQFMLYWYANIPEEVRYFFDRFAYYKYTFLPMLIINFLLPLLVLVSSSIKRNYKVVTTMAVLVILGHWLDFFNMIMPGTVGPFWNNAYTFLLVVGAFLFMVGLFVLVVMSALSKLKLIPEGNPLVKESKIFEYPF, encoded by the coding sequence ATGTATAGTTTTTCACCAAAATTAAAATTGTATTCTATTATACTGATAGTTGTTGGATTGGTACTATTCGGTATTGGCTACCTATTAAATCATGGGTTAAATGAGTCTGCAATTCAGACAATGATGGATAATGTACACCATGGTACAGAACATCATACCCCAATGAACTCTTCAGAATTAGTAGGACCTCAAGATAATGCCGCACACTTAGAACATGCTACGCATCAGATTCATAATACACCGTTCTCGGCTTTATTAACTGCTGCTATGTTATTCTTCGGAATTTCTGCTTGTGCTTTATTCTTTTTATCAATTCAGCATGCAGCTCACGCTGGTTGGTCTGTAATTGTAACAAGAGTAATGGAAGCGGTATCTTCATTCATTCCAGTAGGTGGGATTATTTTATTAATCTTAACTTTCCTAAACGTAGGTGGCATTGCTCATTTATATCACTGGATGGATCCAGATTTAACAAATCCTAATTCTCCAAACTTTGATGTTATCCTTTACGAAAAATCAAAATTCTTAAATATACCTTTCTATGTAGTGAGAATCATTATCTATGTAATTGGTTCTTGGTTCTTTGTTTGGAAAATTAAGAAAGTTTCTAAGAGATTAGACGAAACTAAAGATAGAAAAGATTACAAAGCATTATACAACTGGAGCGTAGGTTACATAGCATTCTTCGGATTTGCTTCTGCAGCTTGGGCTTGGGATTTCTTAATGTCTATTGACCCTCACTGGTATTCTACGCTTTACATTTGGTATTCTATGGTATCTACTTTATCTAGTGCTGTTGCAGTAATCATTATTGTTGCAGTTTACTTAAAGAAAAAAGGAGTTTTACCACAGTTTAATGATAATCACTTACATGATTTAGCTAAATTCTTATTTGCTACTTCAATGTTATGGACTTATTTATTCTTTGACCAATTCATGCTTTACTGGTATGCAAACATCCCAGAAGAAGTAAGATATTTCTTCGATAGATTTGCTTACTACAAGTACACTTTCTTACCAATGCTTATTATTAACTTCTTATTACCACTATTGGTATTAGTAAGTTCTAGCATCAAGAGAAATTACAAAGTAGTAACTACAATGGCTGTTTTAGTAATTCTAGGTCACTGGTTAGATTTCTTCAACATGATTATGCCAGGAACAGTAGGACCTTTCTGGAACAATGCATACACATTCTTATTAGTAGTAGGTGCATTCTTATTCATGGTAGGTTTATTCGTTTTAGTAGTAATGTCTGCATTATCTAAACTTAAATTGATTCCTGAAGGAAATCCTCTAGTAAAAGAGTCTAAAATTTTTGAATATCCTTTCTAA
- a CDS encoding DUF6694 family lipoprotein produces MKRFLFLSIFSLLFLIGCKKDAVDASSTKAFQESINDMSSSLPTIKQIKFNEALYILKTFGVDAEGDIEELKALGKLLEGKKVPEIFAMADKVAQENGINWASTAPPSLGEMNIFQNITPSETDVNDVAANSLQITTSEVSVDSILGPKALQIVPRLLDAAGNKVDFENAALETTLEVSSQGVKLLTSKNLMQNNQFKGFFMRFSSLPQEKVIDNKIDIKVTVKTSKKTIQMTKMGVDVNPNALLMPQSSENPENLEGTPEENATGTDSPKVIGDPKNTVVNFLSNLNSQNLKAAYSQSENPNWGSYETFANPTSGFGTVKSVDVSNVSTKANANNTASVNATYTVTDKSGNATSLDVSYGLKATETGWKITSYKINSSQKK; encoded by the coding sequence ATGAAACGTTTCCTTTTTCTAAGCATATTTTCATTGCTTTTTTTAATCGGTTGTAAAAAAGATGCAGTAGATGCAAGCAGTACAAAAGCCTTCCAAGAAAGTATCAATGACATGTCTTCTTCGCTTCCCACTATTAAACAAATTAAGTTTAATGAAGCTCTTTATATTCTAAAAACCTTTGGTGTAGATGCAGAAGGTGATATCGAAGAACTGAAAGCTCTTGGCAAACTTCTAGAAGGAAAAAAAGTGCCAGAAATTTTTGCAATGGCAGACAAAGTAGCACAAGAAAACGGCATCAACTGGGCAAGTACAGCTCCTCCTTCATTAGGTGAAATGAATATCTTCCAAAATATTACACCATCTGAAACAGATGTAAATGATGTTGCCGCAAATTCTTTGCAAATTACAACCAGTGAAGTTTCTGTAGATAGTATTTTAGGACCAAAAGCTTTACAAATCGTTCCAAGATTATTAGATGCAGCAGGAAATAAAGTAGATTTCGAAAATGCAGCCTTAGAAACCACTTTAGAAGTTTCTAGCCAAGGAGTAAAACTTTTGACTTCTAAAAATTTAATGCAAAACAATCAATTCAAAGGATTTTTCATGAGATTTTCTTCTCTTCCTCAAGAAAAAGTAATAGACAATAAAATTGACATAAAAGTTACTGTAAAAACTTCTAAGAAAACCATTCAAATGACCAAAATGGGTGTAGATGTAAATCCTAACGCTCTTTTGATGCCTCAAAGCTCAGAAAATCCAGAAAATCTTGAAGGAACTCCAGAAGAAAATGCTACGGGAACAGATTCTCCAAAAGTAATTGGCGATCCTAAAAATACCGTTGTGAATTTCTTAAGCAACTTAAACAGTCAGAATTTAAAAGCAGCTTACAGTCAATCAGAAAACCCGAATTGGGGTTCTTATGAAACATTTGCCAATCCTACGTCTGGTTTTGGAACCGTAAAAAGTGTAGACGTAAGCAATGTTTCTACTAAAGCGAATGCCAATAACACTGCAAGTGTAAATGCAACGTATACCGTAACAGATAAATCTGGAAACGCAACTTCACTTGACGTTTCTTATGGCTTAAAAGCTACAGAGACAGGTTGGAAAATTACCAGCTATAAAATCAATTCTTCTCAAAAAAAATAA
- a CDS encoding adenine phosphoribosyltransferase has product MATQDLIARLESTIQNIPDFPIEGIQFKDITPIFLNPKLYEDVIADLVEFSRGKVDVVCGIESRGYLFGIAIAVALEVPFILIRKKGKLPPPFISEKYDLEYGTAEIEMRTNQIQPNQRVLIHDDLLATGGTTEAAAKLVEKQGAKVTQFSFLIGLKDLHGEDKLKQFDAEVYSILNY; this is encoded by the coding sequence ATGGCAACGCAAGATTTAATCGCTAGATTAGAAAGCACAATTCAGAATATTCCAGATTTCCCAATCGAAGGAATACAATTCAAAGACATTACGCCCATTTTCTTAAATCCTAAATTATACGAAGACGTAATTGCAGATTTAGTAGAATTCAGCAGAGGAAAAGTAGATGTAGTATGCGGAATAGAAAGCAGAGGCTATCTCTTCGGAATTGCAATTGCTGTTGCCCTAGAAGTTCCATTTATTTTAATTAGAAAAAAAGGGAAACTTCCTCCTCCATTTATTTCAGAAAAATATGATTTAGAATACGGAACTGCCGAAATAGAAATGCGCACGAACCAAATTCAACCAAATCAAAGAGTTTTGATTCACGACGATTTATTAGCAACTGGCGGAACAACTGAAGCTGCTGCTAAATTGGTTGAAAAACAAGGCGCAAAAGTGACGCAATTCAGTTTTTTAATTGGTCTTAAAGATTTACACGGCGAAGATAAACTGAAACAGTTTGACGCTGAAGTGTACAGTATTTTGAACTACTAA
- a CDS encoding potassium channel family protein, with protein MRLLDAIWYSIMTLTTVGFGVPDNFSDLGKIITIFLMLFGVGAVLYGLTALALEFFNGNFAKEYKQNLIKRNMKNLENHIIICGFGRNGRQAARKLILHKKPFVIIDKKPLENRDDEFRNTIFIHGNAVEDEILIKAGVEKANGIIACLPSDADNLFIVISSKELNPKIKVISRASNSSTIKKLKTAGAENVIMPDKIGGEHMASLLITPDLVEFIDNIVLEGTKKINVLEIYTDKLSKEFIGKKLEELKIFPKTGCKIVGYKDVHGEYIINPDESKLIEPNSCIFILGQPHQIENLQNMYPQ; from the coding sequence ATGAGATTACTAGACGCCATTTGGTACAGCATTATGACGCTCACAACCGTAGGTTTTGGAGTGCCTGATAATTTCTCAGATTTAGGAAAAATCATTACTATTTTTTTAATGCTTTTCGGTGTGGGAGCTGTGCTTTATGGTTTAACAGCACTTGCATTAGAATTTTTTAACGGAAATTTCGCCAAAGAATACAAACAAAATCTCATCAAACGCAATATGAAAAATTTAGAAAATCACATCATCATTTGTGGTTTCGGGAGAAATGGCAGACAAGCCGCCAGAAAACTTATTCTCCACAAAAAACCTTTTGTTATTATTGACAAAAAACCGCTAGAAAATAGAGATGATGAGTTCCGCAATACTATTTTTATCCACGGAAATGCGGTAGAAGATGAAATCTTGATTAAAGCTGGAGTAGAAAAAGCCAATGGAATCATCGCTTGTTTACCATCTGATGCAGATAATCTTTTTATTGTAATCAGTTCCAAAGAATTGAATCCAAAAATTAAAGTCATCAGCAGAGCTTCTAACAGCAGTACCATCAAAAAACTGAAAACAGCAGGTGCCGAAAATGTAATTATGCCTGATAAAATTGGTGGCGAACACATGGCTTCTCTTCTTATTACGCCAGATTTGGTAGAATTTATTGACAATATTGTGTTGGAAGGCACCAAAAAAATTAACGTTTTAGAAATTTATACGGATAAACTTTCCAAAGAATTTATCGGCAAAAAATTAGAGGAACTAAAAATTTTCCCAAAAACAGGTTGTAAAATTGTAGGCTACAAAGACGTTCATGGAGAATACATCATCAATCCTGACGAAAGTAAACTCATAGAACCGAATAGTTGTATTTTCATTCTTGGGCAACCTCATCAGATTGAAAACCTACAAAACATGTATCCTCAATAA
- the ribH gene encoding 6,7-dimethyl-8-ribityllumazine synthase yields MATVNLSDYKPLQISNADSFRIGIVVSDWNDFVTYNLRDAAIQILEKEGVKKENIEIFSVPGAFELSYACMQLCAAENHDAVIAIGNVIRGETPHFDYVCSAVAQGIKDCNVMTDVPAIFCVLTDDKKEQSLARSGGNLGNKGVEAAVTALRMIEFRRNLNK; encoded by the coding sequence ATGGCAACTGTAAATCTTTCGGATTACAAACCATTACAAATCTCAAATGCTGATTCTTTTAGAATCGGCATTGTTGTTTCAGATTGGAATGATTTTGTAACATATAACCTTCGCGATGCAGCGATACAAATTCTAGAAAAAGAAGGCGTAAAAAAAGAAAATATAGAAATTTTCTCTGTTCCTGGCGCATTTGAGTTAAGCTACGCTTGCATGCAATTGTGTGCCGCAGAAAACCATGATGCAGTAATTGCCATCGGAAATGTAATCAGAGGAGAAACTCCACATTTTGATTACGTTTGCAGCGCTGTAGCTCAAGGAATTAAAGATTGTAATGTAATGACAGATGTTCCGGCTATTTTCTGTGTTTTGACAGATGATAAAAAGGAACAATCTTTAGCAAGAAGTGGTGGAAACCTAGGAAACAAAGGCGTAGAAGCTGCGGTTACTGCTCTTAGAATGATTGAATTCAGAAGAAATTTGAATAAATAA
- a CDS encoding LTA synthase family protein, with amino-acid sequence MYLQKVKPFLYLGIFYLIVSFLLRLVFVFHPITTADFSFAEILKVTSIGLVNDILVFTIASSFLALYFLFLSNGKYQKPYGQIILGVLVLAFIYILATPNNIFKQYGGGVVKIVLAFLGLKILFFALMLFLPKQRLKIRNSLYFTTLFLYVLLIIFNAVSEYFFYNEFGVRYNFIAVDYLIYTTEVIGNIMESYPIIPLFTSIFVVTGLATWWIYKKTKDSLLQLPNLVQKLTLLGVFAVLLGISLSFAEKINLKKGNIFQQEIAANGMVKFYEAFSNNTLDFFTFYPTVDQKTAEKNTLLPLGTTTLNRPITSEKPELQKNVVLISIESLSAAYMKAYGYEESVTPFLDQLAQKSLFFTNLYATGNRTVRGLEALTLCIPPTAGESVIKREKENKNKFTTGSVFKSKGYSVKYLYGGYSYFDNMKDFYAGNGYEIVDRDNFTPEEITFANVWGVCDEDMAKKAISEMNKDYKAGKPFFHHWMTVSNHRPFTYPEGKIDIPADSKSRKGGVKYTDYSIMKFFEMAQKQPWFKNTVFVIVADHCSSSAGKTELPMDKYRIPAMIYAPEFVAPQKFSQVTSQIDVMPTVLGLLNFKYQSKFLGQDVFSKNFVPRAYIATYQDLGFIKDNYLTVISPTKNIKQYQLVQKPNTNTTTEFNIYYTENLLQDNPRKDLVDQTISNYQSTSFWLKNKMLDK; translated from the coding sequence ATGTATCTTCAAAAAGTAAAACCTTTTCTCTATTTAGGGATTTTTTACCTTATCGTTTCCTTTTTATTAAGGTTAGTATTTGTATTCCACCCTATTACCACTGCAGATTTTTCTTTTGCAGAAATATTGAAGGTTACTTCAATAGGATTAGTGAATGACATTTTGGTATTTACAATTGCCAGTAGCTTTTTAGCGCTTTATTTTTTATTCCTGTCAAACGGTAAATATCAAAAACCTTACGGACAAATCATCCTAGGAGTTCTGGTTCTTGCTTTTATATACATTTTAGCAACTCCAAATAATATTTTCAAACAATATGGAGGTGGCGTAGTAAAAATTGTTTTAGCATTTTTGGGACTTAAAATTTTATTTTTTGCATTGATGCTGTTTTTACCAAAACAAAGGCTCAAAATCAGAAACAGTTTATACTTTACCACACTATTTTTGTACGTGTTATTGATTATTTTCAATGCCGTTTCAGAATATTTTTTCTACAATGAATTTGGGGTTCGTTATAATTTTATCGCGGTAGATTATCTTATTTACACCACCGAAGTTATAGGAAACATCATGGAAAGTTATCCTATCATTCCTCTGTTTACTTCTATTTTCGTAGTAACAGGATTGGCAACTTGGTGGATTTACAAAAAAACCAAAGACAGTCTTTTACAATTACCTAATTTGGTTCAAAAACTTACTTTATTAGGTGTTTTTGCTGTTTTATTGGGAATCAGTTTAAGTTTTGCAGAGAAAATTAACCTTAAAAAAGGAAACATTTTCCAACAGGAAATCGCTGCGAACGGAATGGTAAAATTCTACGAAGCGTTTAGCAATAACACATTAGATTTTTTCACCTTCTATCCTACTGTTGACCAAAAAACCGCAGAAAAAAACACTCTGCTTCCTTTAGGAACCACCACTTTAAACAGACCTATCACTTCTGAGAAACCAGAATTACAAAAAAATGTGGTTCTCATTTCTATAGAAAGTTTATCTGCAGCTTACATGAAAGCTTATGGTTATGAAGAAAGTGTAACTCCTTTCTTAGACCAATTGGCACAAAAAAGTTTATTTTTCACCAATTTATACGCAACAGGAAACAGAACGGTAAGAGGTTTAGAAGCATTAACGCTTTGTATTCCTCCAACTGCAGGAGAAAGCGTAATTAAAAGAGAAAAAGAAAACAAAAATAAATTTACCACAGGAAGCGTATTTAAGTCAAAAGGTTACAGCGTAAAATATTTATACGGTGGTTACAGCTATTTTGACAATATGAAAGATTTCTACGCTGGAAACGGTTACGAAATTGTAGACAGAGATAATTTCACACCAGAAGAAATCACTTTTGCAAATGTTTGGGGAGTTTGTGACGAAGATATGGCCAAAAAAGCCATCAGCGAAATGAACAAAGATTATAAAGCTGGTAAACCTTTCTTCCATCATTGGATGACGGTTTCTAACCACAGACCTTTTACTTATCCAGAAGGGAAAATAGACATTCCTGCAGATTCTAAATCTAGAAAAGGTGGCGTAAAATACACAGACTATTCTATCATGAAGTTTTTTGAAATGGCTCAAAAACAGCCTTGGTTCAAAAATACCGTTTTCGTGATTGTAGCAGACCATTGTTCATCTAGTGCTGGTAAAACAGAACTTCCGATGGATAAATATAGAATTCCTGCAATGATTTATGCTCCGGAATTTGTGGCGCCACAGAAATTCTCACAAGTTACTTCTCAGATAGATGTAATGCCTACCGTTTTGGGATTATTGAACTTCAAATATCAATCTAAATTTTTAGGTCAAGATGTTTTCTCTAAAAATTTCGTTCCTAGAGCGTATATTGCAACGTATCAGGATTTAGGATTTATAAAAGACAATTACCTTACCGTGATTTCTCCTACTAAAAATATTAAGCAATATCAATTAGTTCAAAAACCTAATACCAATACCACAACTGAGTTTAACATCTATTACACCGAAAATCTTTTACAAGACAATCCTAGAAAAGATTTGGTAGATCAAACCATTTCAAATTATCAAAGTACAAGCTTTTGGCTAAAAAATAAAATGCTCGACAAATAA
- the ypfJ gene encoding KPN_02809 family neutral zinc metallopeptidase, whose translation MKWTNDRADNVDDRRGSGGGGMLVGGGLGTLIIAAIIFFLGGDPSAILSNGVGNAPQAEQRELTAEEVQVKEFVRMLSAENNQTWTKIFSENGMQYREPKIVLFENITQSGCGTAQAAMGPFYCPADETVYMDMSFFGEMQQKFGARVTEFTVAYVLAHEIGHHIQTILGTTQQVDKMRRSGQYSVGEMNRASVATELQADFYAGLWAKQTDNREKFLDPQDIQSAMEAAAAVGDDNIQKRTAGYVNQEAFTHGSSKQRVEWFMKGYNSGDITQGNTFDQLLK comes from the coding sequence ATGAAATGGACAAACGATAGAGCAGATAACGTAGATGATAGAAGAGGTTCTGGTGGTGGCGGAATGCTAGTTGGAGGTGGACTAGGAACCTTAATTATTGCTGCAATTATATTTTTCTTGGGAGGTGATCCTTCTGCTATTTTAAGTAACGGTGTTGGAAACGCTCCTCAAGCAGAACAAAGAGAACTCACTGCCGAAGAAGTTCAGGTAAAAGAATTTGTAAGAATGCTTTCTGCAGAAAATAACCAAACTTGGACTAAAATTTTCTCAGAAAACGGAATGCAATACAGAGAACCGAAAATTGTACTCTTCGAAAATATAACGCAATCTGGTTGCGGAACTGCACAAGCTGCGATGGGCCCATTTTATTGCCCTGCAGATGAAACGGTTTATATGGATATGAGTTTCTTTGGGGAAATGCAACAGAAATTTGGCGCTCGAGTTACAGAATTTACGGTGGCTTATGTTTTAGCTCACGAAATTGGGCATCACATCCAGACGATTTTAGGAACTACTCAACAAGTAGATAAAATGCGCAGAAGCGGACAATATTCCGTGGGTGAAATGAATAGAGCTTCGGTAGCTACAGAATTACAAGCAGATTTCTACGCAGGTTTATGGGCAAAACAAACCGACAACAGAGAAAAATTTCTTGATCCTCAAGATATTCAGAGCGCTATGGAAGCAGCAGCAGCAGTAGGCGATGATAATATTCAAAAAAGAACCGCAGGTTATGTAAACCAAGAAGCTTTTACTCATGGTAGCTCTAAACAACGTGTGGAATGGTTCATGAAAGGCTATAATTCTGGAGATATTACCCAAGGAAATACTTTTGACCAACTTTTAAAATAA
- a CDS encoding RNA methyltransferase, whose product MQPTKKLKLEELGRIDVETFKKTEKIALVVILDNVRSMHNVGAAFRTADAFLVEKIILCGITPKPPHREIHKAALGATESVDWQFYENVKEAVIDLKTLGYEVLGIEQTTNSVMITDFNIDRTKKYALVLGNEVEGISDEILSDLDECLEIPQLGTKHSLNVSVCGGIVMWEFFKGLK is encoded by the coding sequence ATGCAACCTACCAAAAAACTGAAATTAGAAGAATTAGGAAGAATAGATGTAGAAACCTTCAAAAAGACGGAGAAAATTGCGTTGGTGGTGATTTTAGATAATGTAAGAAGTATGCATAATGTAGGTGCAGCTTTCCGAACTGCAGATGCTTTTTTGGTGGAGAAAATTATTCTTTGTGGCATTACTCCGAAACCGCCTCACAGAGAAATTCACAAAGCAGCATTAGGCGCAACTGAAAGTGTAGATTGGCAATTTTATGAGAATGTAAAAGAAGCTGTAATAGATTTAAAAACTCTGGGTTACGAAGTTTTAGGAATAGAACAGACCACTAACTCTGTTATGATTACAGATTTTAACATTGATAGAACTAAAAAATATGCTTTGGTTTTAGGTAATGAAGTAGAAGGAATTTCTGATGAAATTTTATCCGATTTAGATGAATGTCTAGAAATTCCACAGTTGGGAACCAAACATTCTCTTAATGTTTCGGTTTGCGGTGGAATCGTGATGTGGGAATTTTTCAAAGGATTGAAATAA
- the mutS gene encoding DNA mismatch repair protein MutS, with amino-acid sequence MAKKETPLMTQYNTIKAKYPDALLLFRVGDFYETFGQDAIKTSQILGIVLTKRANGEGHIELAGFPHHSVDSYLPKLVRAGMRVAICDQLEDPKMVKGIVKRGVTELVTPGVTFNEQVLNSKKNNFLLSLHKEKEKYGIALVDVSTGEFLVAEGNLEKLLHIVHTFDPAEIIYQRTAEIPSQLKNKNCFKLEDWAYQYNFAYEKLNSHFKTKSLKGFGIEEQKLGITAAGAIFAYLVEDTHHALLQHITKIQSIPQDDYLMMDNFTLRNLEIVHSSNFQGKSLLDIIDKTSTAMGGRLLRRRLILPLKSVNEINRRLSLIEFFNKEDSLKFEILDLLKGISDLDRLVGKLAAEKISPKELGYLRQSLINIQKIRELLSSHHDVLAWLEPLNNLEELISYLQNHLNEELPVNLNKGNVIKSEVSEELDRLRNLQSKGKGFLDEMCQREIERTGISSLKIDFNNVFGYYIEVRNTHKDKVPEDWIRKQTLVNAERYITEELKEYETQILGAEEKISQIEHQLYRQVCENVMMYIDQIQENSRLIAELDCAVSLSELAISENYTKPILNETFAIDIKEGRHPIIEKSLPLGEKYIPNDVFLDKDAQQIIMVTGPNMAGKSAILRQTAIICLLAQIGSFVPAKYAEIGILDKIFTRVGATDNISAGESTFMVEMNEAANILNNISERSLILLDEIGRGTSTYDGVSIAWAIAEYLHQHSTQPKTLFATHYHELNEMSVNFERIKNFHVTIQENKGNIIFLRKLVSGGSEHSFGIHVAKLAGMPSTVVNRASEILKTLEDSRSNSGSTEKIKRVTEENLQLSFFQLDDPVLENIREELTKIDINTLTPIEALMKLNAIKKMIGK; translated from the coding sequence ATGGCTAAAAAAGAAACTCCGTTAATGACTCAGTACAATACCATCAAGGCGAAATATCCAGATGCGCTGTTGCTTTTCAGAGTGGGAGATTTCTACGAAACTTTCGGGCAAGATGCCATTAAAACTTCTCAAATTTTAGGGATTGTTCTTACCAAAAGAGCCAATGGAGAAGGTCATATTGAGTTAGCGGGTTTTCCGCATCATTCTGTAGATTCTTACTTGCCAAAATTGGTAAGAGCTGGAATGCGTGTTGCGATTTGCGACCAATTGGAAGACCCAAAAATGGTGAAAGGAATCGTGAAACGTGGTGTTACTGAATTGGTAACTCCCGGTGTTACCTTTAACGAGCAGGTTTTGAATTCCAAGAAAAATAATTTCTTGCTTTCTCTTCACAAGGAAAAAGAGAAATACGGGATTGCTTTGGTAGATGTTTCTACGGGAGAATTTCTTGTGGCAGAAGGAAATTTAGAGAAATTACTTCACATTGTTCACACCTTTGATCCTGCGGAAATTATTTACCAAAGAACCGCCGAAATTCCTTCTCAACTTAAAAATAAAAACTGTTTTAAGCTAGAAGATTGGGCTTATCAATATAATTTTGCTTACGAAAAACTGAATTCCCATTTCAAAACAAAATCTCTAAAAGGTTTCGGGATTGAAGAACAAAAATTGGGGATTACAGCAGCTGGAGCAATTTTCGCTTATTTAGTTGAAGATACACATCACGCTCTTTTACAGCATATTACTAAAATTCAGAGCATTCCGCAAGATGATTATTTGATGATGGATAATTTCACTTTAAGGAATTTAGAAATTGTACATTCTAGTAATTTTCAAGGGAAATCTTTGCTCGATATTATCGATAAAACTTCCACAGCAATGGGAGGAAGATTGCTTCGCCGAAGATTAATTTTACCTTTAAAATCAGTAAACGAAATCAACCGAAGACTTTCTCTGATTGAGTTTTTCAACAAAGAAGATTCTTTGAAATTTGAAATTCTGGATTTATTAAAAGGAATTTCAGATTTAGACCGATTGGTTGGAAAATTGGCTGCCGAAAAAATTTCACCGAAAGAACTCGGTTATCTTCGTCAGAGTTTAATCAATATTCAGAAAATTAGAGAATTATTGAGTTCTCATCACGATGTTTTAGCTTGGCTAGAACCTCTGAACAATTTGGAAGAACTCATTTCTTATCTTCAAAATCATTTGAATGAAGAACTTCCGGTAAACCTCAACAAAGGAAATGTTATCAAATCCGAAGTTTCGGAAGAACTCGATAGATTGAGAAATCTTCAAAGCAAAGGCAAAGGTTTCTTAGACGAAATGTGCCAAAGAGAAATTGAAAGAACGGGAATTTCTTCCTTGAAAATTGATTTTAATAATGTTTTTGGTTACTACATCGAGGTTAGAAATACGCATAAAGACAAAGTTCCAGAAGATTGGATTCGTAAACAAACGTTGGTAAATGCAGAGCGCTACATCACCGAAGAATTAAAGGAATACGAAACGCAAATTCTCGGTGCAGAAGAAAAAATTTCGCAGATTGAGCACCAATTGTATCGTCAGGTTTGTGAAAATGTGATGATGTATATTGACCAAATTCAGGAAAATTCTAGATTAATTGCTGAATTAGATTGTGCGGTTTCGCTTTCTGAATTAGCGATTTCCGAAAATTATACAAAACCTATTCTCAACGAAACTTTTGCGATTGACATCAAAGAAGGAAGGCATCCAATTATAGAAAAATCGCTTCCTTTAGGCGAAAAATACATTCCGAATGATGTTTTTCTAGATAAAGACGCTCAACAAATTATTATGGTTACCGGACCAAATATGGCGGGTAAATCTGCAATTTTGAGACAAACGGCAATTATTTGTTTATTGGCACAAATCGGAAGTTTTGTTCCTGCAAAATACGCCGAAATCGGGATTTTAGATAAAATTTTCACCAGAGTTGGCGCAACTGATAATATTTCTGCGGGAGAATCTACTTTTATGGTAGAAATGAATGAAGCAGCGAATATTTTGAACAATATTTCTGAAAGAAGTTTGATTTTGCTCGATGAAATCGGACGTGGAACTTCTACGTATGATGGCGTTTCCATTGCTTGGGCGATTGCAGAATATCTTCACCAGCATTCTACTCAACCGAAAACACTTTTCGCCACACATTACCACGAACTCAACGAAATGAGTGTAAATTTTGAGAGAATCAAAAATTTCCACGTGACCATTCAGGAGAATAAAGGCAATATTATTTTTCTCCGAAAATTGGTTTCTGGTGGAAGTGAACACAGTTTCGGGATTCACGTAGCAAAATTGGCAGGAATGCCTTCAACGGTAGTAAATAGAGCTTCAGAAATTTTAAAAACTTTGGAAGATTCTCGCTCTAACAGTGGTTCTACCGAAAAAATAAAACGGGTAACCGAAGAAAACCTTCAGTTGTCTTTCTTCCAACTCGATGATCCTGTTTTGGAAAACATCAGAGAAGAACTCACGAAAATTGACATCAATACTTTAACGCCGATTGAAGCATTAATGAAGTTGAATGCGATTAAAAAGATGATTGGAAAATAA